The DNA segment TTTTTGCACATAGTATGGGGAGCTTCATTATTCGGACGTTTATGGCGCAACATCAAGTAGACGGGGTTATCCTTAGTGGTAGCGGCCTTCAACCCACAGCATTGCTAAAAATGGGTCAAATTATTACAAAATACCGTGTTAAAAAAGATGATAAAAAAAGAAGTGGGTTTTTAAATAAATTAGCTTTTTGGGGTTATAATAAGCCTTTTAATGAAAATCATCGTTTTAGTTGGCTTTCAAGAGATGTAGCCGTATATGAAGCTTATGAAAAAGACCCTTTTTGCGGACCAGTAGTCGGAACGAGTGGGTTTTTTCATAATCTTTTTGAAGTAGTAAAAGTGAGCCAACAAAAAGAAACTTTGGAAAGCGTGCCGAAAGATTTACCCATTTTGTTACTCTCAGGTAGTGATGATCCAGTGGGGCATTTTGGAAAAGATACACCAAAAATTGCTTTGGCATTAGAAAAAGCGGGAGTAGAAGATGTTACTTATAAAATATACGAAAATGCCCGTCATGAACTCGTAAATGAATTATGTAAGGAAACCGTTTTTCAAGATGTGATTGATTGGTTAAATGCAAAAACAAGGTAACCTATTAGGCTACCTTGTTTTTAATTACGAATTTGACCATCTCCGAAAATAATGTATTTAGTGGAGGTGAGTTCAGTTAACCCCATTGGTCCACGCGCATGAAGCTTTTGGGTACTAATACCGATTTCTGCGCCGAATCCCATTGCAAAACCATCAGTGAAACGAGTAGAAGCATTGATATAGACTGCGGCAGCATCCACTTTTTGATGGAAAGCCTGACCTGTCGCATAATCGTTTGAAATGATTGCTTCAGAATGTTTTGTTCCGTATTTATTAATATGATTTATTGCTTCTTCCACAGAATCAACCACTTTTATGGCTAAAATAAAGTCTAAAAATTCTTCTTCCCAATCTGATTCTGTCGCTGCTTTAGCATCTTTTAAAATTTCTCGTGCACGTTTATCAGCACGCAGTTCAACATTATATTCTTTTAATGCCATTTCCATCGCTGGAAGGAAATCTTCCGCTACACTTTCATGTATAAGTAGTGTTTCAGCTGAATTACATACAGAGGGACGCGAACATTTTGCATTAACTAGAATATCAATAGCCATTTGTTTTTCAGCTGCTTTATCGACATAAATATGGCAATTACCTGTCCCTGTTTCGATAACTGGGACTGTAGCATTTTCAAGTACTGTTTGGATTAATTTTGCACCACCGCGAGGAATCAGAACATCTAAAAAACGATTTAAACGCATCATTTCGCGAGCTGTTTCTCTCGAAGTATCTTCAATTAATTGAACACTCGTACGCGGAAATCCTGATTTTTCTAACGACTCTTGAATCACATTCATAAGCGCTTTATTAGAATCAATGGCATCGCTACCACCACGTAATATGACAGCATTACCAGTTTTAAAACAAAGTATGGAAGCATCTACAGTTACGTTCGGTCTTGACTCATAGATGATACCAATGACTCCAAGTGGGACTCTAATTTTTCCAATTGTTAATTCTGCCTCGTTTTTCCACATAGTTGTCACTTCTCCAATAGGATCTTTTAACGTGACAACTTGCTTAACTGCTTCGGAAATCTCTTTAATTCGCTCTTCTGTTAGACGAAGACGATCAATCATTGTGTCTGGAGTCTTTTTTTCCTTGGCCCGAATAATATCTTTTTCATTTTCTTTCAAAAGGGTAGCCGTATTAGCTATTAAGTCATTACTTAGATTAATGAGGGCTGTATTTTTTTGCTTAGTCGTCGCTTGAGCTAAGAATGATGATGCTTCTCTAGCTGCGATTCCTTTTTTAATGAGTTCGGTCATGTGAAAATGCCTCCTTTTTATTAGCAAATAATGTTCCAACTTGCGCACCTTGCATAATATCAAAAATAATGGTGGGATTTTTGCCATTTGTTAAAATCATTTTTTGGTGAGATGCCATACAATAAGTAGCGGCTGAAAGTTTCGTTAACATACCGCCTGTTCCAAATTTTGATCCTCTACCACCTGCAAGTGCCTCTATTTCTGGAGTGATTTGATTGATTTCTGAAAACATTATAGCGTTTGGATCAGTGGTAGGATTGCTCTTATAAAAACCGTCTATATCAGAAAGCATAATAAGCAAATCTGCTTGAACTAATCTAGCAACAATTGCAGAAAGAAGGTCATTATCACCATATTTGGTAACATGCTCAAGTTCTTCCACAGCAACCGTATCATTTTCGTTTACAATAGGGATAATACCGCGGCTTAACAAACTTTCCAGAGTATTCATAACGTTTTCGCGACTGATAGGGAAGTCTGTTACATCACGTGTAAGTAAGACTTGACCAACAACTTGTCCATATTCACCAAAAAATTTACTATATATATGCATTAATTCACTTTGTCCAACAGAAGCGACTGCTTGAAGGTCAGGAATATCAGTAGGTCTAGCTGGGAGTTGGAGTTTATGACACCCAACACCAATGGCGCCAGAAGAGACCAGAATCACTTCTTTTCCTTCATTACGCAAATCAGATAAAACCATTGCCAATTTTTCAATAGTACGTAGATTAACATGACCGTTTCCATACATAAGTGTGCTAGTACCAACTTTTATGACTAATCTCTTGCTATTTTTCAAAGATTCGCGCATTTCAATGACCCCTCTGCTAATAAGATAATACTTCTATTTTACATGAAAATGAAGATATGTCTATATTAGATTAAAATCCATTTTTGTATTAAAAAAAGAGTTCTAAGCAATTACTTAGAACTCCAATCGTTATTTTGTTGCTTTACTTGCACTGGAAAGGGCTGAAACTTGTTTTAGTCCGGCGCTAATTAAACGCAAGATAACAAACCAAACAATAACAATTAAAACGATTTGTTTAAACGCAATGGCTGGTAGTGGGTTGAAAGGGCAATCCCAAACAAAATGAAGGAGAATCGGAATAATAAATAGTTTCCAGAAAGTACCACTGAAAATATGATTCATTCCTAATTTTTGATCACCTTTAGCAATCACTAATGCAGCGCCAGTAATTGCGGCCCATACAACATGACCACCAATTGATTGCCAACCACGACTAAAGATAACATTCATCATAGTTTCCCCAGCAATATGGATGTCCTTGAATAAGAATGCAGCATCAACACTATAGTTAAATGCATAACCAAGAGATTCAAATGCAGCAAATCCAGCTCCAACAGCTGCACCTATTAATAATCCATTTAAAATGTACTTCGAATTTAATGAACGAATGAAAAGAGCAACGATGATCATTTTCCCAGTTTCTTCAATAAAACCAACTAATAGGGCGTTAAAATAATTTAATTTTCCTACTGGAATGATAGAATAAATGATTAGTGTTGCTACAAGTGCCGCTACACCACCAATGAAAAACATTTTTACAACATCAAAAACACTAATATTTCGAGGTGCATTCGTTTCGAAAAAGAATAATAAGACAGAAAACGGAACTGCGAATGAACCAATCACCATAAGTCCTGGAATAGTATTGCTGTTGTCAAAAATATATGTACATGCTAATAATAGAAAGTACGTGATGACTAATACTAAGAAGACTCTGGAAAATACCCAAGGATGAGGCCAAGAGTGTGGTATTTCACTAACAGCAGGAGTTGTATATTTTGTACCTGCAATAAAAACTTTCTCTCCTTCTTCTTTAGAGTGTTTTTTGAATACGGATGAGAATAGGTTTCCGATTTTTAGTTCAGAATTAGTACGGTTCGTAACATGTTGATGTAATTCTGTTTGTTTGAATGTAATCCATTCTGGTTGAGGAGATTTTTGAACCAATGTAAAATCATTAATTTCTTTCTTTCTATATAGGGCTACCATTTCTACATTGGTATAAGGCCCAACTTTTTGCTCGTTCTTTTTGAAGTACCATTCTGACAAATGAAACTCCCCCTTTATCTATTTATTTTAATACCATTAAGTATTCCCAAAAAATAGGAATATCAAACGTTTATCAAACTTAATCATTAAGTTTTTTCGTTTGTTCATAAAGAAAGTCAATTGAATCTGCTAAGAAATGAGCTGCAGATTCATCCAAAAGCTTTCCGTTTAAAATCAGATCATCTTCATATCTTAAATCTTCACTTAGTTTTATCATTCTTTTCGCAATATCTTTCTCACTATGTAACTCGCTCGGTGCATAAGTTGGTATACTTTGTTGGCCAAGTAAATAATCAACACTAACATCATACAACGTTGCAATCTGTGTGACCATATCTAAATCAGGTTCACGAATACCATACTCCCAATTACCGTAAGTAGAAGGTGCTTTCAAACCTAATCTTCTTGCTGTTTCGGCTTTTGACCAACCTTGCTTTTCTCGTAATAATGTAAGTCTATTACTTAGATTTGGCATAATTTCACCCCCTTTTGTTTGATTATACAATATCTTACTCAATTTAGCTATAATTTAACACAAAGTGAATTAATTTTCAATTGACAACCTCTTAATGAGTTGTTATTATTGTAATAACAACTCAAACTGTGTAGATAAGGAGAAGATGACATGAAAACAGTAGACAGCAGAAAAATTAACACGGCCAAAATTAGAGAATTACGATTACAACGGGGAATTACTCAAGCTTTTATAGCAAGGAAAATGGGATATAAATACACATCGGGTTATAGTAATATAGAAAAAGGAAGCGTTCGATTATCACACAAAAATGCGGTGATTTTAAGCGAAATTTTAATGTGCGATTTAAAATTCTTTTATCAATAATAGAGGAGATAACATTATAATTATTTAAGTAAAGCCAAGTGATTTTTGATCTGAGTGGAATATTAATGAAAAAGCACACAAAATGAGTGCTTTTTTATTTTTAGATAAATAGTATAATTGTTCAAAATTTGAGGGTTTTGAGACTTTAATTTTCTACAATATCGGAATTGTATAATGATAAATTTCTAAAAATAGTATGCACAAATATTCACTTGACAGAAGCTAACTATCCAAGTAGAATGAATCAAACTAAATCAACTTTTTTTGCTGGAAATGGTTAGATTTTCTACATTACGGGTAAATCCAGTTAGGATAAATAAAGCTTTTTCAAATAAAAGGAGATAAAACGATGAGTGAAAGTGGTGCTTTTTTTCCAGTTAGTGTAAAAAAATTCATGGAAAAAGGGATTACCTCGTTGTCTGAAGAAGAAAAAATGAGTACGCTACATTATCTGGAAAATGCGTATCATCAAGAACCATGCAACGAGGAAATTGTACATAGGTTGATTCAATTTTATAATCAAACAAATAAAACTAAAAAAGCGCAAGAAATAGGTCAAAATTTCTTAACAATGAATGGCTACAATAAAGACATACTAGGGGAATTATCCATAACTTTTATGCAAGAAGATAATATGGATACTTATTTTACTTTAGTGCGTCATTATATGGAAGAAGAACAAAACGAAGATACGCAGCAAGTGACAAATAATGTCATTCCGTTTCCAAAACAATTTATTCCGAGAAAAGATATTCGAGATTTTGCTTCTTGGCAAACAGCTGAACAATTAGAATTTTTACAAGAAGCTCGTTTTCTAGAAATTGATGATTTTTTACCAGCTTTTAAAGTTTTTTTGGCAGACGAAAGTTTTTCACCGTTTGTGCAATCAATGATTTTTGAATTAATGCAGGAAAAAGAAATAGATGAAGAAATAGAAGTACGAAAAATTAATAAGCATGGTATTTTTAACCCTAAAAAAGTCCCAATGTTAGCAGATAATATGTTTGCTTCAGAACTTTTTACTGGGCTTGCAGATAAGCTTGAACATAGCAATCCGAGTTTATTTGAACAAGTGATTGGTATTATCCAGCAGCATTTATTTATGATTTATCCATTTGAATTTGAACCTAAAGATGTAAATGTTTGGGTAAATGCTTATTATAAATGGGCTAATGCGATGTATGGGGATAAAACGATGATTTCAGATCCAGTAAATCATGAATTAATGGAAGAAGCGATATCTACTATAGAAGAGTTAGAAATCAGACAGCAAAATTATTTCATATAATGATATTTGTTGTTTTCAAGTCGGGGATATCTGTGTTATTATTAGTGAGTATGGCTGAAACTTGTCATGAGAGTAATTAAATTGAACTAAATAGATGATGGAGGGAATTATACCATGTCAGTAAAATGGGAAAAACAAGAAGGTAATGTTGGAAAACTTACTTTTGACATTGAACAAGAAAAAGTAAAAGAAGGTTTAGATAGAGCTTTCGTAAAAGTACGTAAAACTCTTAATGTACCTGGATTCCGTAAAGGGAAAGTTCCACGTCAAATTTTTAATCAACGTTTCGGTGAAGAAGCGCTTTACCAAGATGCACTTGATATCTTGCTTCCAGAAGTATATTCTCAAGCAATTGATGAAGCTGGAATTGATCCAGTTGATACTCCTCAAGTAAACATTGAGTCTATGGAAAAAGGTGAAACTTGGGTTCTAACAGCAGAAGTTACTGTAAAACCAGAAGTGAAACTTGGAGACTACAAAGGTCTTGAAGTAGAAAAACGCGAAACAGAACTTACAACAGAAGAGTTAGAAGCTGAATTAAAACAATTACAAGAACGTCAAGCAGAGTTAGTTGTTAAAGAAGATGCTCCAGCTGAAAATGGCGATACTGTAATCCTTGATTTTGAAGGATTCAAAGACGGTGTAGCTTTTGAAGGCGGACAAGCTGAAAATCATTCTTTAGAACTTGGAAGCGGACAATTTATTCCTGGCTTTGAAGAAAAATTAGTTGGCTTAAAAGCTGGCGACGAAGCTGACATCGAGCTAACTTTCCCAGAAGAATATCATGCGGAAGATTTAGCTGGACAACCTGTAGTTTTCAAAGTGAAATTACACGAAATCAAAACAAAAGAAGTTCCTGCTCTTGACGATGAACTTGCAAAAGACATTGACGAAGAAGTAGAAACTCTAGATGAACTAAAAGAAAAAATTTCTAAACGTTTACAAGAAGCAAAAGAAGAGTCTGTTGCTCAAGCTAAACAAGAAGAAGTTATTGCTAAAGCTGTTGAAAATGCAGAAGTGGACATTCCACACGCAATGGTTCATCATGAAGCTGATCATCTAATGAATCATTTTGCACAAGATTTACAAGCACAAGGTCTAACTCCTGAATTATATTACCAATTCACTGGCCAAACAGAAGAAGCTATGCACGCACAAATGGAAACAGACGCTGAAAAACGCGTAAAAATGAATTTAGTGCTTGAAGCAATTGCTGAAGCTGAAAACATTGAGCCAACTGAAGAAGCTATTGATGAAGAAATCTCCACATTAGCTGAAAAATATGGCATGGAAAAAGACGCTGTACGTGCTGCGCTTGGAGATATGAGCGAACTTAAATCAGACCTTAAAATCCGTAAAGCTATTGATGTATTACTAGATAGCGCAGTGGAAAAATAAGCTGAATCTGTTGTAATAATTTCATTAAAAAATGGGGGGGGACATGAGTTATACTCGTGTCCTTCTGATTGTAGAAATTAGGATACAGATGATTGGCATTTCTAATAAACAAATGATATTATTAACACACATAGGAGATGAAAAATCGCCTATATGCAACATACCTATGCGAAGGGGTGAATATTTTGTTTAAATTTAACGATGAAAAAGGCCAACTTAAATGCTCCTTTTGCGGAAAGACTCAAGATCAAGTACGTAAATTAGTGGCTGGTCCAGGTGTTTATATTTGTGATGAATGTATCGAGCTTTGTAATGAAATTATTGAAGAAGAGCTAGGTATTTCTGAATTTGTTGATTTTGGAGAAGTACCAAAACCACAAGAAATTCGTCATATATTAAGTGATTATGTTATTGGTCAAGAGCGTGCAAAAAAAGCACTAGCTGTGGCAGTTTACAATCACTACAAACGAATTAATTCCAATGAAACAAAAGAAGAAGAAGTAGAACTCTCAAAAAGTAACATTTGTTTAATTGGTCCAACAGGTAGTGGTAAAACACTTCTTGCTCAAACATTAGCGCGAATTCTTAATGTTCCATTTGCGATTGCAGATGCGACTTCACTTACAGAAGCTGGTTATGTTGGGGAAGATGTAGAAAATATTCTTCTTAAACTTATCCAATCAGCTGACTACGATGTAGAAAAAGCAGAAAAAGGTATCATTTATATTGATGAAATCGACAAAGTTGCTCGCAAATCTGAAAATCCATCTATTACTAGAGATGTTTCAGGAGAAGGCGTACAACAAGCTTTACTGAAAATTTTGGAAGGTACTGTCGCAAGTGTTCCTCCTCAAGGTGGTAGAAAGCACCCTCATCAAGAACTAATTCAAATCGATACTGGGAATATTCTATTTATCGTCGGTGGCGCATTTGATGGAATCGAACAAATCGTAAAAAATCGAATGGGCGAAAAAGTCATTGGATTTGGTACTGATAACGCGAAACTTAAAGAAGATGAAACCTATCTATCTCGCGTTGTTCCAGAAGATTTACTTAAATTCGGTTTAATTCCTGAATTTATTGGTCGTTTGCCAGTTATCGCAACACTGGAACAATTGGATGAAGCGGCACTCGTTTCTATTTTGACAGAACCTAAAAATGCTTTAGTCAAACAATATAAACGTATGTTGGAGCTGGATGATGTAGAACTTGAATTCGAACCGACTGCTTTAATTGAAATCGCCAAAGAAGCAATTGAACGTAAAACAGGAGCGCGTGGTCTTCGTTCTATCATTGAACAGATTATGTTAGAAGTTATGTTCGAAATTCCTTCTCGAGATGATATTACTAAATGTATTATTACGGAGAAAGCAGCTCGCGGAGAAGAAGAACCACAATTGCAATTAGAGGATGGTTCTATAATCCCAATTAAAACATCTGCATGATTCTGAATGCGCGTCGTTATTGGCGCGCATTTTTTCTGTCAAACCAGCTTGTTTCATTACACCATCTGGTGGGTTTCGTGCTATACTTTAGTAATATTAATTGGAGAGGATAAAAAGACATGAAAAGTGAAAATAAATTTTTTTCTGGAGCTTTTGGATGGATAAAAATAATTATCATTGCGCTAGTTCTAGCTTTTGGTATTCGTTATTTTTTAATTTCTCCAGTTACTGTTAATGGAGCATCGATGAACCCGACTCTGCATGATGGGGAGCATTTATTTATTAATAAAGTATCAGATCCAAAACGGTTTGATATTATTGTGTTTCCAGCTCCTGACGAAGAAAATGCTGAATATATTAAACGTGTCATTGGTCTTCCAGGAGATAAAGTTGAATATAAAGAGGATCAACTTTATATTAACGACAAAAAATATGACGAACCATATTTAGATTCAGAAAAAGATGCTTTAAAAAGTGGTTATTTAACTACGGATGCAAATGGGGATCCTAATTTTACCATGGCTGAGATTAAAGGTTCCAATGGTTCACTTATTGTTCCAGAAGGTCAATTGTTTGTGTTAGGTGATAATCGTCAAGTAAGTAAAGATAGTCGGTATATAGGCTTTATTTCTCAAGAAAGTGTGCTTGGGAAAGTTATATCATTCGGCAAATCTTTAAAACGATAATTAAAGTTGCAAAGAGCCAAGGAGGAGACATAGATGGTGGATAACATGGAAGAAGAACCCAAGAAAAAAAGTGGGTTCCAACAATTAATGAGTTGGGTACTTGTCATCGTTGCAGCACTCGCGATTGCACTTGTTGTGAGAAACTTTGTGATTGCCCCAGTAAAAGTAGAAGGAACATCTATGGTTCCAACCTATCAAGATGGTGACCGAATTTTTATTGAAAAAATAACGAATCCTAATCGTTTTGATATTATTGTATTTGATGAACCACCAATGATTGGAACTGGAGAACATTTCATTAAACGAGTAATCGGTGTTCCAGGAGATAAAATCGCTTTTAAAAATGGAGAATTATATTTAAATGGTAAACGTAAAGTAGAGAGTTATCTGCCAGATGGAACATTAACATTATGGAATCCTGATCCCACTCAAAAACCTTATATTGCTGACTACACACTCAAAGATATGACGGGTGAAAGTACTGTGCCAAAAGGAAAACTGTTTGTTTTAGGTGATAATCGCGGTGGAAGCTCAGATAGCCGTGTTTTTGGATTTATTGATGATTCAACAGTCAACGGTAAAGTTTTGCAATTCGGGAAATAATTGGAAGTCCGTGAAAGTTTTTTTCACGGCTTTCTCTATTAAATGAAAGATTTTTCGTTTATAATAAGACTGTTAGTAAAAAAATAGGGCGGTGCAGTTTTTTGAAAGAAAAGAATTTAAAACGGTTATGGTCTTGGATTTGGGCGGCAGTTTTAGCAGTATTAATAGCTGTTATAATCCGTTTTTATTTGTTTGTGCCAATTCTTGTTGATGGAATTTCAATGATGCCCACACTTCATAATGATGATCGAGTGATTATTAATCGCTTCGGACATGTAGACCGTTTTGATGTGATTGTTTTTCGTGAAAAAGATGGAAAAGAATACATAAAGCGAGTAATTGGTTTGCCGGGAGATACTGTTGAATATAAAGCAGATCAACTCTACATTAACGGAAAAAAATATGATGAACCATATTTAGATACATACAAGAAAAAGCTGAAAGATGGCTATTTAACAGATGATTACAGTTCTAAAGATCAACTGAATGGTGGCAAAATTCCAGAAAATACGTATTTTGTTTTAGGCGATAACCGGAGAGCCAGTAAAGATAGCAGAATAATTGGTCCAATTCCTTTAAGCAAAGTATTAGGAACGACACCAATTTGTTATTGGCCGATTAAAGACGCCAAACTTATAGATTAGGAGTATATGATGACAATTCAATGGTTTCCAGGTCATATGGCCAAAGCTCGTCGTGAGGTAACAGAAAAATTAAAATTAGTGGATGTGATTTTTGAATTAGTAGACGCGCGAATTCCGCTTTCTTCTTCAAATCCAATGTTGGAAGAAATCATTCACCAAAAAAGACGAGTGATAATTTTAAATAAAGCAGATACAGCAGATGAAAAAACGACCAAAGAATGGATTGATTATTTTGCAGATAAAGGCTTGCCTGCTGTAGCGGTTAATGCTCAAGAAGGTAAAGGACTCTTCAAAATAGAACAAGCAGCAGAAAAATTAATGGCTGAAAAATTTGATCGCTTAAGAAGTAAAGGTATGAAACCTAGAGCGATTCGAGCGATGATTTTGGGAATTCCAAACGTCGGGAAATCTACTTTAATTAATCGATTAGCCAAAAAAAATATTGCTCGAACTGGTAATAAGCCTGGTGTAACAAAAGCACAACAATGGATTAAAGTCGGAAAAACGTTAGAGCTTCTTGATACCCCAGGGATATTATGGCCAAAATTTGAAGATCAAGAAATTGGTTACAAACTGGCTTTAACAGGTGCTATTAAAGATGATTTACTTCAAATGGAAGATATCGCTGGCTATGGTTTACGGTTTTTAGAAAAAAATTATCCGGACCGGCTCGAAAACTGGTTGAAGGTAGAGAAAGTTTCGGAAGATCCAATTGAAACCCTAGCTTTTATTGCTGAAAAACGAGGACTTTTAGATCGATATAATGATCCAGATTATTCACGCGCAGCTGAAACAGTTGTTCGTGAAATTCGTCAACAAAAACTGGGAAGAATGTCCTTTGATTTTCCTAACTGGGAAGATGATGCGAAATGAGTGAATCTATCTCCGTTATTCGAGAGAAACTAAGTCATGTGATCTCGGAACAAGATGCTTTTTTTCAATTATGTTTACAAGATGAACGTAAAGGTGTTATAAAACTTATTGAATCCACACGAAAAAAATTGGAAAAAGAAGCGCAATTAATAGCTAAGTTAGCGGAAATGAAACAATACGAAACCAATCTTTCTACACAAGGTTTTCAGTATATTGCTGGTGTGGATGAAGTTGGTCGCGGGCCACTCGCGGGACCAGTTGTTGCTGCTGCTGTTATTTTACCAGCTGACTTTTCATTATTAGGTATTAATGATTCTAAACAATTGAGTGAAGCAAAACGGGATATGCTTTTTGAGATAATAAAAAAAGAAGCTTTGTCAATTGGCGTGGGGATTATTGAGCATGACATGATTGATCAAGTAAATATTTATGAAGCAACCAAATTAGCTATGTCTGAAGCGCTAGATCAATTAAATCCAGCTCCAGATTTCATTTTAGTGGATGCCATGCCACTGAAATATTCTGAATCAGAATTATCGCTCATAAAAGGAGATACCAAAAGTATTTCTATTGCTGCCGCATCTATTATTGCCAAGGTAACTAGAGATAGAATGATGCAACACTATGATGCACTTTATCCAGGTTATGATTTTGCTAATAACATGGGCTATGGTACAAAAAAACACTTAAATGGTTTAGATACTATTGGAGTTTGTCCAATTCATCGTTTAAGTTTTTCTCCAGTAAAAGAAGCAAAGTTACATTTTGAGA comes from the Listeria welshimeri serovar 6b str. SLCC5334 genome and includes:
- the sipZ gene encoding type I signal peptidase SipZ encodes the protein MKEKNLKRLWSWIWAAVLAVLIAVIIRFYLFVPILVDGISMMPTLHNDDRVIINRFGHVDRFDVIVFREKDGKEYIKRVIGLPGDTVEYKADQLYINGKKYDEPYLDTYKKKLKDGYLTDDYSSKDQLNGGKIPENTYFVLGDNRRASKDSRIIGPIPLSKVLGTTPICYWPIKDAKLID
- the ylqF gene encoding ribosome biogenesis GTPase YlqF, giving the protein MTIQWFPGHMAKARREVTEKLKLVDVIFELVDARIPLSSSNPMLEEIIHQKRRVIILNKADTADEKTTKEWIDYFADKGLPAVAVNAQEGKGLFKIEQAAEKLMAEKFDRLRSKGMKPRAIRAMILGIPNVGKSTLINRLAKKNIARTGNKPGVTKAQQWIKVGKTLELLDTPGILWPKFEDQEIGYKLALTGAIKDDLLQMEDIAGYGLRFLEKNYPDRLENWLKVEKVSEDPIETLAFIAEKRGLLDRYNDPDYSRAAETVVREIRQQKLGRMSFDFPNWEDDAK
- a CDS encoding ribonuclease HII — its product is MSESISVIREKLSHVISEQDAFFQLCLQDERKGVIKLIESTRKKLEKEAQLIAKLAEMKQYETNLSTQGFQYIAGVDEVGRGPLAGPVVAAAVILPADFSLLGINDSKQLSEAKRDMLFEIIKKEALSIGVGIIEHDMIDQVNIYEATKLAMSEALDQLNPAPDFILVDAMPLKYSESELSLIKGDTKSISIAAASIIAKVTRDRMMQHYDALYPGYDFANNMGYGTKKHLNGLDTIGVCPIHRLSFSPVKEAKLHFESLK